The proteins below come from a single Bacteroidota bacterium genomic window:
- a CDS encoding ECF-type sigma factor — translation MAATAILLDRAREGDPNAFSDLVGRLYDELRLVARSQRRKLSASDTVNTTAVLHEAYARLGGGDAPALTDRAHFFRLAARAMRGVIIDYARTQSRVKRGGSERPVAMTA, via the coding sequence CGCGACCGCCATCCTGCTCGACCGCGCCCGCGAGGGCGACCCGAACGCCTTCAGCGACCTCGTCGGGAGGCTCTACGACGAGCTCCGGCTCGTGGCTCGGAGCCAGCGGCGCAAGCTCTCAGCGTCAGACACCGTCAACACGACGGCGGTGCTGCACGAGGCGTACGCACGCTTGGGCGGTGGCGACGCGCCCGCGCTCACCGACCGCGCGCACTTCTTCCGGCTGGCGGCGCGTGCGATGCGGGGCGTCATCATCGACTACGCGCGGACGCAGAGCCGCGTCAAGCGCGGCGGCTCGGAGCGCCCGGTGGCCATGACGGCC